The genomic DNA TCTAAAATCGGAAATTCAACCATCAATTACAGAAGAAGTAAGTTATCAGATGCTTCCAATAAAACGGAAAGCTGAAAGTGTTATGGCTTCGCTCGATTCAGTGCTTGCTGTTATACAATATGTGTTCAATGAAGATACACGGGAAAATCTTAAACGTAGTTTTGAAAGCATTAAGTTCACTATAAAAAACCTGGAAAGCACTTCATATAATATAGATACTTTAGTTACTACACAAAGAAACCGTTTATCCCAGATCTTTTTAAATATTGAATCCATAACGAGCAATATCAAAAACAATAACAGTAAACTTACCAATGTTATCAATAATTTTTCATCCATAAGTGATTCATTATCGAAAGCAAAAATTGCAACGACCATAAATAATGCAAATAATGCAATGACCGATTTTGCAAAAATCACCGAAAAAATTAATAAAGGTGAAGGTTCGCTTGGCATGCTGATTAATAACGACAGCCTTTACAATGGACTTGAAAAATCATCTATGGAATTGCATTTGTTACTTGAAGATATGAGACTGAATCCAAACAGGTATGTTCATTTTTCTGTTTTTGGAAAAAATTCGAAGAAGCAATAACCTCATCAACCCCGAAAACCGCATGAAATTAATTTCTTCAGTTTGCCGGTTTCATTACTTAATAATAATTTCTGTTTATTATCTGCTTTTATTATCCTGTAATCAAAACAAAACAGTTGATATTAATAATGAAATGGCAAAGCTTAAAATCGTTGGCGATAGTATCAAAAATGATTTTTCGCTGATATTTGATAAAACTGAAAAGATTGCTTTGTATACAGAGGGTTTATATAAGAAAGGGATAATATATAATAAAGAAAAAATTGAAAAATCAGAATACGGAACATTACATAAAAAGGAAGATGATGGTGGTTCTGCAATATTTACCAGTAGTGTGGAAAAGGTAAATGATGAAATAATAAAAATCGTTAATATCACATCTCCACTGGATTCGCTTTTCAAAAACGTAACTGATTCATTGAAATTAGTGAAACAAATATGCTTTTTTGAGCAGCATTCATTTGTGCGCCTTTATCCGTATTTAGATGTATATTCTCAATTCATTCCCGATCTGGATATGCGGTCCATCGGGTTTTATTCTAAATGGGATAAGCGT from Bacteroidales bacterium includes the following:
- a CDS encoding MlaD family protein; this translates as MTLKIKREVKVGILVVTTSALLFWGINYLKGKNYLSNNRILYATYNQVNGLVKANWVMVNGVKVGEVSGIEFIDSKGRVQVQMSIQNKIDIPRNTIARIYNSDVLGSKAIELLLGNSTDMVKNGDVLKSEIQPSITEEVSYQMLPIKRKAESVMASLDSVLAVIQYVFNEDTRENLKRSFESIKFTIKNLESTSYNIDTLVTTQRNRLSQIFLNIESITSNIKNNNSKLTNVINNFSSISDSLSKAKIATTINNANNAMTDFAKITEKINKGEGSLGMLINNDSLYNGLEKSSMELHLLLEDMRLNPNRYVHFSVFGKNSKKQ